The genomic region taagtatgacatctcatatcaacttatttgagcatggccatgcatttctagtctcacttaatcaagtggcctaagatattactcccattatgtaggagggacttattttatatcgaccaaccatatccctctacatcgattgtggtatatccaacatcaccTTTATAGAACGACCCGATTACGATTTGCACGTTTGACTATATCAagatatactactcacgatgttgggattatgatgatctcaagtctgaggatcatatacatattaatcactatgagtaatgtcgtgacaattacataataatccaagaaacatactcataatgggtcagtccaatatgttgttctctaacacacatattcatgcatcgattctgacattccatatcaatgacaactctttctcatcaatcaactgcatgttagtcttaatgcattatcgttgtcctatccaacaataatacttgactaaggatcttttaagaataatcatattattctcaggacattattataaaacaatttatttatacacacaaaaaaaaaactgaaataataatggtaacgccttatattaataaacatgataaatcaagtatgttattacacccatctcatgattgatctttgggcatactctaacaccgATACCCGGATAAAGACTCCacctacaaaaaataaatatagggtttagggttggtaacattagtcaatatactatgactacaaataatgacaagttatattttatcacctgtTAACTAGTGGATAAACATACGGTTGGTGACTAACCGATGCCAAAAATGGCATCCGATAGAGCGCCTAAGACTGCAGCAATGTGAGGCATCCGCCCATGTTTACAACATCCGGGTTTGTCCCCCAACAAAGCTCCCGATATAACACTGCTAGAATGGCGGAGCCCCAGCTATACGAGCGGACATTGGACAAATCAGCTAATAGGGGCAAGTACATCATATGCACCTTGTTGTTGTTTGCATCGGGCATTGGTACTCCCCTTATGATATGCATGATGTTCGCTCGAGCAGCGCACATCAGCTCGCCTTCAGTGACATTCGCTGATAACTGTCCAAATTTGGCTTtcagccatgtaaattttaagcTCGTAAAATTTGACTCTTCGTCCTCTGGCGAGTCTCCAAGTAGCTGATAACAAAGTGCAGCCGGATCGGTAAATGAAAATACTCCCATTACGGGAGTCCCGTGGATTGAGAGCCCAAGCTGCATCGCAACATCCTCCAAGGTCACCGTGCACTCCCCACAcgaaaaatgaaaagtgtggcTCTCTGGGCGCCACCGCTCCACTAGCGCAGATAATAAATCATAGCGCAAGTTGAAGGTCCGGATCGATGCTGCTGACCCAAATCCGGCTTGCTCCAAGTACGGCATCGGAGCTTTCTTTAAACCATTCACACGACTCCTTATTACTCGGTACGAGTCCTGATAGTGTTAaatcatagaaaaatattacgataacatgatttatttctatatattacgtatatcctttttaaatagaacccgtgattaacaaataataaatcataccgcGTTATTAGCCGCATAAGGTATGTGtctacccttttgaatcaatgGAGCCATTGTCATGCCTGcaagttcaaaaaaaaatagtaaaaaactCTCATTTCGACCATTTATTCGTATTATTTTctcgaattttattactttaaataaaaatatattattttcgtattttattattttacattattttagtaaattatgtttgaagtgtattaattatttcttttttctaaaaaaatttagtaaaaaaccttatttcggacatttgttcgtatttttcctaattttattactttcaataaaaatatattattttgtatttttaaaattatttctgaattttattactttcaatataaattttaaaaatttagtgtaAAAACCCTTATTCCTGTCCTTTGCTCGTATAATTTTctcgaattttattactttcaataaaaatatattatttttgtattttattattttatattatttcagtacatttttttgaaatatttgtattcattatttctgaatttttaaaaatttagtaaaagacTCTTACTTgaccctttgttcgtatttttgtctccgcattttattactttaaaaaatcataatttctaattttataattttgcattatttcagtgcattatgtttgaaatttattaatttagtgtgtttttaaattaatttagtgtaaaaacTCTTATTCACCgcctttgctcgtattattttctcaaattttattactttcaataaaaatatattattttcgtatattattattttatattatttcagtacattttgtttgaaatatttgtattcattatttctgaatttttaaaaatttagtacaATACTCTTACTTgaccctttgttcgtatttttctccgcatttattactttaaaaatatcataatttctaattttataattttacattacttcaatgcattatgtttgaaatttattaatttagtgtatttttaaattaatttagtgtaaaaaatCTTTATTCCGCCATTTACTCGTATTATTTTCCTGAATTTTATTacttacaataaaaatatattattttcgtattttattattttatattatttcagtacattttgtttgaaatatttgtattaattatttctaaattttaaaaaaattagtaaaacactcttacttgaccatttgttcgtattttttctccgcattttattactttaaaataccataattttaattttattattttacattattttagtacattatgtttgaaatttattaatttagtgtgtttttaaatatatcattttttgaattttattactttcggtgaatatacaatttccgttttttctttttgtattttatgttttctgaaacatatttttttatcattttatttttaattctatttttctaaaaaactaaatacaacatcctaaataaattttcttaaaaaattctaatcaacatacaatgtacataatatgaatttttcatgctaaataaatttcataatatatatatgctaaatagaataatataaCACATACAATgtaattaacataaatttttacacaaatattacaaaaatttaaattaataaaacaaaattacctttttttctttcttttccttccctcttcttcttctccttccttttctttcattctttttctttcttttttcttctcctttcattttctttccttctttttctttcttccctctcctttccttttctttctttttctttctttatttcttctcctttccctcTCCTTCTCTTCCCCCCACCACCAGCCGAATGGGGACCATTATAGGGCCAGTGCCGCCTCTGCCAGAGGCACAACCGGTACCGCCTCTGGCACCTCCTCCTCCGGTGTCCCGTCACATTAGTCGCAgccttttttttatgtttttatgtttttttgcattattttggtaaataataaaaaaatgtataatattttggtaattttttattttttatttataatattttagtaaaaatcattaaaaattcatagtCATGTAAGATTGAAAGACACCTTCCTTATATTACAAAAGTaaaagaagttttttttttcaattttaaaattaaataaattaatccttttgaattttttttgaaagtgaactctatttttattatatttatcaatttaattatttttatcatattttatgaCAAAAACCAAAATTCTCAGATTTCTCCTACACTCTTACACTCTCGTAGACATTCATCTTCATCTCCAATTAGGTcagtttattattttcaatttctactTATGTCTTCGGTTTATTGCattgagagttttttttttttttcaatatctTAGGCTTCATGTTTGTTGATTGTTGtagattttttcaatttatgttgTAAGCTTTGTGTTTGTTGAGCTTTTGTGTTTTTGATTGTTATGGATTTTCTCAATTGTTATgaatcattatttaattaatcaatgaGAGTATATTGAGAGATAGGTAGAAAGAGGAGACATTGTACAATGGCCACTATCGTCATCTCTTCCTCTGCGTTGTATTGTTTGTAAGTTTAAAttagatttcaatttttaaatctcaaatttctttttgttatgagtttaatttattttatcaagaaCAATTGCTAacacttatttaattaatttaatattattgttatagATTGATGTTTGAAGCTTATTTGTGTGTTGTTTGTGATTTAAATTGCCGTTTCGATAAAAAATTTCACTGAGGTCGTAACTTTTAATCAAaatctttttttacttttataggATTTTAGGGCTTTTTTTTTCGGCTAGTAGCATTATAAAATGATTGTAAATTTGGTGGACTAACTTGCTCTTTAGCATCCTCTCAATAGCCAACTTAATTATTTGGTTAATAGGtccatattttataacaatatagTAAAATTTACTTTTGGGTAGTCTTatacaatgcttagaactaGTTGTAACCTCTATTCAACTTTTAAATAGGAAGATTTGTACTTTAACACGCTTGAACTCACATTCTCTTACTCTACTAATAACGCCAatatcaaactaaattaaaactcaatcttctttaataaaatttaaagttagtCGGGATTCTTTGTTGAGATCTGGATCCTACATTTTATCCATTTGAATAGCCAACCATTCATAATTGAATGAGATTGTAAATTGCAAGGGAATTAAcaatttttgatatcgttgtaaGCGTAGCTAGAGGGGTAAGCATGCC from Gossypium raimondii isolate GPD5lz chromosome 1, ASM2569854v1, whole genome shotgun sequence harbors:
- the LOC105786619 gene encoding protein MAIN-LIKE 2-like — its product is MAPLIQKGRHIPYAANNADSYRVIRSRVNGLKKAPMPYLEQAGFGSAASIRTFNLRYDLLSALVERWRPESHTFHFSCGECTVTLEDVAMQLGLSIHGTPVMGVFSFTDPAALCYQLLGDSPEDEESNFTSLKFTWLKAKFGQLSANVTEGELMCAARANIMHIIRGVPMPDANNNKVHMMYLPLLADLSNVRSYSWGSAILAVLYRELCWGTNPDVVNMGGCLTLLQS